CGCTCGTACAAAGAAGCGGCCGCTATTATGGGTATTTCCAGCCATACAGTGAAGGAATATCTCGTGGAAGCCAACAAACGTATCCGCGCCGGTTTTGGCAACAATCCCGCGCTGGTATTCGCTTTGCTTTACCTGGCCGCCGCCCGCCCGGTATTTTTTTAAAAAACTTAACTTTGCCTCCCCCTTTCTTCCATTGCCGTTGTCATATTAATAGATGGAACAACCTGGATTCTATATAAACCTGTTCAACAGGCTGCTGGAAGGCAATTGTACTGCGTCGGATACGGAGAAGCTGGTAAGTTGGCTGGGAAGCGAACATCCCGACCCGCTGGCTGCAGAACTTATCCTGCGTCAGTATGAACAATCGTCCGCAGACGTAGATCCGGCTGTAAGGCAGTTACTGGATGATATGCTGCCTGCTATCCTGGACGCACCACCCGCCAAAGTTGTTGCTATTCGTAAACGCCGTTACTGGCCAGCTGTTGCAGCTGCCGTTGTAGCGCTCGGAATCGTTGGCGCAGGTTTATTCTGGCAGCAGCGTACCAGCAAACCAACGGTGCAAACTGAAGATCAGCTGGTGATTGGTCCGGATGTGATGCCCGGCAGCAACAAAGCTTTGCTCACACTGGCCGACGGCCGACAGGTACCCTTAGACAGTACCGGCTCCGGCGCCTGGCAGCAGGGTGGGGCAGCGGTGAACCAGCAGGGGGGAGAACTGGTGTACGATAACAACGCCGGCGAAGTGGTGTACAATACACTTACAACGCCCCGTGGCGGACAGTTTCGCGTGGTACTGCCGGATGGCAGTAAGGTATGGCTCAATGCCTCGTCGTCACTGCGTTTCCCCGTGGCCTTCTCCGGAAAGGAGCGTGTAGTGGAGGTGGAAGGCCAGGCTTATTTTGAAGTAACGGCCAGCGCCGAACATCCCTTCATCGTAAATACGCCTGCAGGGCCGGTAACCGCTTTGGGTACGAGCTTCGATATCATGGCTTATAAAGATGAGCCGACAGTAAATACCACCCTGGTCACGGGAAATGTGCAGGTAAAAGGCAGTGGGGTAATCAATATGCGCCCGGGGTCGCAGGTGCAGGTGAAACCTGCTACGGGCGCGATGAATCTGAGAACAACAGTGAACGTTAATAATATAACAGCCTGGAAGAACGGCTACTTTATTTTCGATAACGATCCCATTCAATCGGTGATGCGCCAGATACAACGCTGGTACGATGTGGAGGTACGTTACGAGGGAACTATGGCAGAAGGACATATTAATGGTGAATTTCCAAGAGACTACACCTTGTCGGAAGTACTGAATATACTTATTACCAGCGGCGTGAATTGCAGGCTGGAAAATGGAACGTTAATAGTTAAATAGGACAAGCAGCCAACTGAGAAAAGTTAATTATCAATCAAAATCAAGAGAAAAAATGATCTGTGTATTGCAACAATGTATGACTGACCGAGTCTGGCGGTAATATCAACCTGTAAAAAATCGTCAGGGATACCACCCGTAAAGAAAAAGGCCGCAATGTTGGAGCATTACGGCCTGTGTCTGGGTGAGTAATCTCGTTTTGCGTAACTGTAATTCTCAAAACCAAACATTTCAAATCTATGCAATTTCTTGCAAACTGCAAGGCCAGGCCTTTTATGTACATAAGGGGTTTGGGCTCATTACGATGTACAGCACAAATACTGCTGATTATGAGATTAACTTTTTGCCTGATTTTAGGGTTTACCTTACAGCTCAGCGCCGCCAGTTATGCGCAACAGGTGTCAATATCCGCTAAAGACGCCCGGCTGGAAACTGTTTTCCGCCAGATAAAAGAGCAAACGGGTTACACTTTTGTATACCGCACCGAGTGGATGCAAAACGCCAACCCGGTAGATATTAGTTTGAAGAACGCTTCGCTGGACGAGGCGCTCAACCTGTGTTTCAAAGACCAACCATTTACATACGCGATCACGCGCCGCACCATCGTGCTAAAGCAACGGCAGCCGGGTACACCGGCCACGCCCGTTGTAGTAGCCGATCCGATCGTGGTGAAAGGGCAGGTGGTGAATGCGGATGGCGACCCGGTGCCGGGGGCTTCTGTGTTACTGGCCGGCGCCAAAAATGGTGTGGTAACCGATGCAAATGGTTACTTCTCGATCACTGCCCC
This genomic interval from Chitinophaga horti contains the following:
- a CDS encoding FecR family protein — encoded protein: MEQPGFYINLFNRLLEGNCTASDTEKLVSWLGSEHPDPLAAELILRQYEQSSADVDPAVRQLLDDMLPAILDAPPAKVVAIRKRRYWPAVAAAVVALGIVGAGLFWQQRTSKPTVQTEDQLVIGPDVMPGSNKALLTLADGRQVPLDSTGSGAWQQGGAAVNQQGGELVYDNNAGEVVYNTLTTPRGGQFRVVLPDGSKVWLNASSSLRFPVAFSGKERVVEVEGQAYFEVTASAEHPFIVNTPAGPVTALGTSFDIMAYKDEPTVNTTLVTGNVQVKGSGVINMRPGSQVQVKPATGAMNLRTTVNVNNITAWKNGYFIFDNDPIQSVMRQIQRWYDVEVRYEGTMAEGHINGEFPRDYTLSEVLNILITSGVNCRLENGTLIVK